A region of the Phaeodactylum tricornutum CCAP 1055/1 chromosome 1, whole genome shotgun sequence genome:
TCTCGATCAGCATGTCCAAAGTACACAATCTGAATGCGACACAGAGCACAAAACCCATCAAAGCGACTACCAACATTCTTTTGCATGGTGATGGGGAAATCCCCGGGGTTTGTTTTGTAGATTACCGCGATGAATCACAGCTTGACGATGTCATGTCATTAGTTGGCCGAGATTTGTCAGAGCCTTATTCGAGTACGTCCTGGAGTCGGAAAGCAGGTTAGCGCTTCGTCTGATTCAAACAATACGGCCCAACTCACACGTTTCTGGTTTTTCATGTTTGGCTTCAGTTTTCACGTATCGGTACTTTCTCCACCGCTTTCCTGAGCTATGTATACTAGCTGTATCAGAAGATGCCCCGGACGAGCCAATAGGATGTGTTGTTGGGAAAGTCGACGATGAGGAGCGACTCTACGTTGCGGGTGGCGCCAGCGATACTACCTCTACCAGCAAAGTCGGCTATTTGGGCATGTTGGCCGTTGGTCAGTCATACCGACGTCGAGGGATCGGCAAAGAGCTGGTACGGAAAATTTTGCAGCGAATGAAAGACATGGGTTGCGATAGTGTAATACTGGAAACCGAGGTTACCAATCGGACAGCGCAGCAACTGTATCAAGATTGTTTCGGTTTTGTGCGCGAAGAACTTTTGGTTCGATACTATTTAAATTGGAATGATGCATATCGACTCAGATTGTGGTTTGTCTAATGTAAATAAAATGCATGAAAAAAATAGTCCTTGAAAATGTTAGTATTGAAGTTCATGAATACTTTACTCTTACGAACGCAAAGTAGTTCGGATCCCTAAAGGAGATGGTAATGGCAGCATCGGTCGCGCTAAATGGCACTGCGATTCGAGTCGTTCATCTTTTTTGACTGCCGCGCTTGATACTTTCGGCGAATTTGGTAAAACAAAACACCAAATACCACCGCAGCACCCGATGCTGCTTTGAGGGAAATCTGATGCCCAAACAACATCGCGGAAATGCAAATAGAAAGCATTTGTCGCGTTGTCATGATGATAGTGAAAACAATCGGTCCAAACTCCTTGATGGTGTAGAAAATGCAAAGCTGCCCCGACGCTGAAGTAATGGCGGTGATGATGTTGTAGCGAAACGCTTCAGGATTGGCCACGAGGAATTCGAAGACAACGGGGATGTCTCCCGTCACAATCAGACCAGCGGTTGTGATACAAATGGCCGACACGTTAACGCCCAGCATCATCTGGTATGGATCCACGTTAACTCGTCCATACTGCGTGTAGACCTTGTCTTGCCATTGTGACGTAAAGGAGTCGAAACAAATATAAATGAGCAGGAAAATGAGGCCCAGAATCTCAGTGGAAGCTTCGGCTTTGTCGCTAGATTTGGACATTATGGAAAATATGGCGACACCAATAGTAATCAACAAAGCTTCAAAGTATTGATTCATCGGATACGACGTTCCTTTGAGAACCTTGCCCATGACCATGACGGGAATGATCTTGGAGCTTTTGAAAACTGTCTGGACCGGAAAGGAAACGTACTTGAGGGAGGCATACTGCGACCAGCTGCTCAACGTGTTGCTAAGCGCGCAGGGCGTAAAGGCCCACAGTGGGGCCGTATTGTTGGCGAAAAAGGCTCCGTGCTTGTAGCGGACTGCCAACAAGGCGACGATCACCGCTAGAAATCGGttggaaaagacacaaaacgCAGCAGACGGGAATTTACCGCTAGGAACACGGGGAGTAGGGGTAAACGTAGTTGTCATAATGAGCTCCTGCATGTAGCCCCAGGTCAAGTAGGATAGTTGTAAACCCATAAAGCACAAACCGAATTTGAAAGCCTGCTTGAAAAATTCAGGATTTGACTGGCAGTTCTTCGCGAAGAAGGTGTCTATCGCACCCTGCGGAGCCGGCGACTGTGAATTGCCGCTGGCAACGTCACGTTGCGATGATTCAAAAAGGAGAGGCTTGACCTGCTCTTCGCCATCGCTCTCGTTGCTGCGTGAGTGGGATCTTCCAGGTGAGGTTAGGCCGTCATTATACACCAACACATGAACAGGGTATTAGTGGTTGTCACGCTAGTGCAAGGACTCACCTTCGGGACGCGGACTCGTCTTTTGGAGGTGTGGACATATTGAATTCTTCTGGTTTTGTAGGTGAGGCAATGTCGATATGATTGATGTTACGCTTAGCACCGTTGCTCGATCGTCGCATGAAAGAGAATGACGGCGAAGGGTGCAGAAAAGTCGTCTACTGGGCCGCAGGGATGGACGACTCTCGGCGTAGATGAAATAGAATCCTGAGGTGGATCGGTTTACAATTATGCGGCAccgcttccaaaaaggtggTTTGGGATTCGAGGATGATATCGACCACGGTAGGATATACTGACAGTTAGCTTTGGGGCACGGCCAAATCGCCCCTGTATACattgcttacagttaggatAATTGACCTGCCCCGCGCACGGCAAGCAATGCGCAACGGATTCTATACGTGAAAGGGATAACAGTTCAGTCCCTAGCAGGAAAACGCAGTCCGAGAGCCAGACCTCTACGAGAGAGCTCGGACTGTGACTAAGAAAATTGCCCGCACGAAGGTAGTCGTCAGTGAGTGGCAGCCAAAGACTTTCCAACGTGCGAACGAATTGAATCGTAGAAAGAGAGTCTCCTCGAGAACCGCAAAAGCTCGCCAAACAATTTATCATGGCCTTTCCTCGGTGAGCGTTAGAAATCCGGTGTGTAATAAAATTCAAATTTAGCGTCTTCTGAGACTTTGTCCTACATAGTATAATAAATGTGGTTATATTTCAAAACACACATAATACCGTGATCACCTTATTGAAAAATAGATGAACCAGTATGGTTCGATCGCCAAGCTTGGTCGACCTCGCTTGTTCCATATTCAAACACGATCGACAGTTGATTTTCGCTCACTATTTGTAGAAAGGAAATCCCCAAGCATCACATAATAAGCAAGTCTCCCAGCAAAGAACTGTTCGAGGCATTATCAATCAATATGAAACTTGTTGTCTCTGCCTTGTTCTTCTTGTCCCTGGCGGAAGCCGATTTGTTCAACTATGGCAACACGGACACCACTGTCGATGGCGAGAAAAGTTACGGAATGCCGAATTGGAATCGAGTTGAATGCAGCAACGAAGACACCTGTGTGAGTGCGCAATTTTCTTAAAACATTTAACATATGGGTCTGTTGCTCATTACTTGCTTTTTTTTTTGCCTTTACAGCGAGGCTGGCCCGACAAGTTTCCCTTTTTGGTAGGCTGGGACGCGGGCAGAAACACCTGTCAGTGGTGCCCTGAAGGTGGACCAGAGAATTGTGGTTTTCACAGACAATCACCGATTGATTTGAAGCGCGACCGGGGGGTGATCGGCGGAAGCAACGAGAAATCATGCCCAGATTGGCATTGGATGGCGTACAAGGACGATACTTGTGCATGGAAAGATATGGTGGATGAATTTTCGATTGAACGTCACGGTTTGCGTCTGTCAGTCCCCATTGAATCAGACGGTGAAATTTCTTGTGTTGAAAATCGAAATGGACAAGATGTGAGGAGGTTTCCTCGTCTAGATTACAGCAAAGGTTTCCCGGATTGGTGGTGGCTCCAATCGACCGACATATCTGTACCCAGCCATCATACACAAGAGGGAAAGAGATACGACGCCGAAGTCACACTTAAGCATTTCTACGAGATTGAACATGACAAAAATCAGGTATGAAGCGCATCCAATACTTCTGTACTTAGTAGTACCGAAACCTAACGTGAATCTTTTCTGGTCTTATCAGCTCGGCTATGTAACTCTCTTTATGGAAGCCTACGACGATGCAGAGTCATGGCCGTTTTTAGACAAACTGATTTGTGCCTGGAGAGAAAAGGAGGAGAAGGTCCGGCGTGAATGTGGACTTCCGCCTTCAGCTCCGTACGGTAGATGTCGAATCTTTTCTGAACGTGGTCAGCAGCCAACTGATGCTTGGAGATTCGAAGCTGGTGAGCTACAGTCTTTTGGAGAGGGTGAACCCGCCCCGGTTCCATCCGTTGCCCCCACCAAATCACCAACTGCCTCGATCACTACCTTGTCTCCTGTAATTCCGACTACGTCACGTCCAACCGAGTGGGTCTTACCTCCTATCTTTGCACCCCCTTCCGTCACCGTCACCACCGACACGCCAACCATCACTGAGCAAATTGTTTCGGCACCTCCGcctattgactgtgatgcaTTTGATATGAACTATGATAGGCTTTGCTACTCCAACGATCCTTGTTGTGAAACCCAGAGGTCAACTTCCGAGTATTGCTGGGACGCTTATGAGAACATTTTCCCAGGAAATGCCATCTACTCGGCTTGTCACCATTGTTGTGGAGGAGAACGAAAGAGCGTTGGACCGCCTAGTCCCATCAACCCCAAAATTCCAAAAACGTTACAATgttcgtcgttgtcgaacgAACCAAACCGCATGTGCAATCTTGAAAGCTGTTGCGATGGTTCCGACTCCAGCTACTGTCGGGATGTTCAGAAGCAGTTCGGAGACAAAATGACTGAAATCTGCGTACGTATTGATAACAGTTGATGGAGTTGATTCGAAGTATTCCGCTGACCGcgtgtttccttttcttgCAGTGGTATTGCTGCTCAGAGCCGAAGGAGTATGATTCCAACAGACGAACGCTTCGCGGAACAAGTTTTGGCATGGAGGTCGGCGAAGACATCAAAGGTGTGCAGTCTTTCCCAAGTGGTACTAAGTTTATGGAGGTGGACGGCCGCCGGCTTGTTTTGcggaaagaaaattttgaaagGGATGAAGAGAGCGAGGAAGATTATTTCAATCGGATCTATTCAAATTACAAGCACCGGTCCTTACAAGCCACTGTCCATCAAGAGGACTATGCTGACATCGAGTACTGGCCGTACGAATGGATGCTGAAGGTAAATACCGAGTATTACTTCAGATACGAAGGTACTCAGGTAGTTGCCCCGTGCGCAGAAACTGTCCATTGGAGAGCTATGAAAGATCCTATTAAAATTCATCCTCGCCAGCTTGCCGAGTTGACAAGGCTTTTGAAAGAAAGAATCGCCCCCACAGGAGATCCCAATTCTTGTCAATCGGACACTGCAGGCGTTTCCGGAAGTGACGGTTCACTCAAACTGAACAGAGACCTTCAGTACTACCACAATGTCCATCGCAAGGTATTTTGCGAGTGCAAAGACTGGCCCTCAAAGTTCGAAAGTGACAAGCAGTGGTGCCGCAATTGGCAAGATGACACCAATTACGAGCGGTTTTACCAGCGTCCTTATAGTTTCGATTCAAATGGAGAGTGGTAAAGCAGGTTGTTTGATAAAATACTCTATATAACGTTAAATGGAATGATGTAAGCTTTAGGCGCAAAATGGATCTGTAGAGTCTAATCGTCTTTTGAATGTCCAAATTTGTGACGTTGAACCTCACTATCAGTCCGCTGAGAGGCATAACACGATCGAAAGCGGACCGCATTCAAAGCTCCATCGTTTGCGTCAATATGGTGCGCATGTCGTCCGCAGTAACAACACCGTTCGCGTCGGCGTGGCTCGAAAGAAGCTCGGTAAgcttttccttcttttcagCAATCATCGATGCAATGAAAGCCTGTTTTGATGGTTCCATCGCATTCCACGAGCTTTGATTCCTTTGCAACGCCTGGGCAAGTGTTGCGTTCACGATGCTCTCAATATCTTCGCGCCCCACGTACACAGTGTCCTCCTCTTCAGCACCTTGCCGACGGAACTGCAGTTCTGTTTGTGTAACGGGATCGACCAGCAGATCACGGCCCAAGAAAATGACATCTTCTTTCGAATGATCAGGAAATCCTCCTTCCACGTACGGATCATAATCGAGCGTGCGGATCGCCACAGAATCTTCCGTTCTCCCGTCATGCTCCATCAAAGTCGCGCCCCACCAGCGCGTTCTTGCTAGAGCATCATCTGCTTCGTGTGTCCCCGGTGTCGACGACGCGTCCACAATTTCCCACTCTACCTCCAAACGATCCCCAGCCTTGAAACCCATCGTTTCCGCAAGATCGTACACTTCTACTTTCATGCGTTTCgaattttcttcttcgtccaaatcgaccAGGGCTGCGCGTTTTGCACAATTCGTCGCGTCGCCAGCAGCAGCTGCCGGTTTTGTTTCCCCTACACCGTCATTGTTGTGCGTTTCATTATTCACAGGATTAGTGTTTTCATTGGCGTCCGTTGACATCTTCAAAAGATTTCTACTGATGAGGTTCCGGTGTTGCGACAATCGAATACAAAGTTTACCTAACAATGTTCACTTTTGTCCTTGGTTCTGGGCTGGCGATCCCGATGATGATGTGAAAAGAAATTTGCTGTGGTCGAGAGCCAGCTTGATCTAGTGGAGGGATCTCGCAAACTTTTACTCTAGCATTTGTTGAGCTAAAACGATTTCGGAAGACGTAGCCCGCGTCTGGTAGACAGAGTCCGAAAAGCACCTTGCTGCCAATCCAAAAGCACGGTGGGCCACTCTTGCATCAGGAATTTCCCTATCTCTTGCATCACCCTAGCTTTCCGTTAGCTGCGATCGATTCTGCCTACGGAGGTGTTGCCTGTCAATGACAAAAGCGAAAGAATTCTAACTCTAATTGGGAAGTGGTGATCAGTAGTTTAACTCTACTCTCTCGGTCGCAATGCTACGGCTCATGCTTATTGTCGACAGTACTGTAGGGCCGTACACCTTGACCATCGACGTCGCACAGCGTCAGAAATATGGAGAACATCTGCTTGGAAAGGGGAACTTTATCTGCATTCCGCATCTCTGAGTATGTGAAGTATTCATGAACTATCATGGAGCACAGGAGAGATTATTGAAAACGAAAGGGACCAAGTTCTTGGAAGCGTAATCGCTGGTTCAACATCTGTTGTTGACGTTCCCTTCGGATTTCTCTCAGCCTCGTCGCCAGATCAACAGGTTGTACCGTCAACGAAATCTGTCTATTTTCTCGAAGTAGCGTCACATCGAGATCTTGATGCATGGGTGCTGCGTCAATCAAGCGCCGTGCATCGTCGGAAGATTGTACTCTTTTACCTCCTATCTCCAACAGCACATCGTTTTCCCGTAACCCACCCTTTTCGGCTGGTGTCTGACGATAAAAAAGGATTTGTTGGCAAACGTTAATTTCTGATCCATGCACCACTATCACAACCAAACCCTACTTACTCTGGGAAAGACTTTGTGAACCAAGGCTCCGTACACCTCCGGGACACGACCAAACTCTGCATCCATCTTATAGTTGTTTTGCCTAGCCCATTCTGGTGTACATGAAGCCAAGGAAATACCTAAATAGCCATGATGAACTTCGCGTCCTTCCGCCAAGTCGTGCATTATTTCCTGCACACGATTTATAGGAATTGCAAAGCTGGTTCCTTCCATATGAGCGCGTATGGCAGCGTTTATACCCACTACCTGCCCCGTTTGAACATCCACCAGAGGCCCCCCTGAGTTTCCAGGGTTAATAGCAGCATCCGTTTGGATGTAATCAACCTTTTTATGGGGAATGCCAACGATATGAGAAGATCGCTCGAGACCAGAAACGATTCCCATAGTGACGGTATTGTCAAGGCCGCCTGGACTTCCGACAGCCACGACGATCTGCCCAACTGTAAGCTTGTCACTGTTACCTAGTTCAGCCACCGGTAGATCTTTCAAAGGCAATGTGCTACCATCCGCACTGCGTTCAGGAAGTATCTTCAGGACCGCAATATCCACAATCTCATCAGCCCCTTTCACTTCGGCTTGGTACATGCGACCGTCCGTCAAAGTAACGGTTACCTTGGTGGCATCTTCGACTACATGTGCATTTGTCAGCACAAAGCCATCAGACGAAAATATTAAGCCAGATCCTTGACCTTGCTGTACAAAACCCGGCCCCCGTGGGGGTAGTCCgacggtttcttcttccaggaGATGAGTTTCTGTATCGATTCGCAACACCGAAGGACCAATCTTTTCGACTGCTTCCGTTACAAAGCCTAGAGAGACGGCCCGGCGCTCTTCAACCGAGACGTCGGCAAGtttgcttttctttcctttctcaaAGTGCGGCACGAGGGGAACGGAATCCTCACGACTGTTACTTGGTGCTGATTCGTCCCCAGTAGTAGCTTTGTCGTCTGGAGGAATGCCAATGGACCACCTTTCGTCCAATGACCGATCTAAAGCCGCACGGTAGGAAGGTCGAGTGGATGAGTATTTTGCTCGAACATCCCATTGCTCACCAAGCTCGCCCGATAAAATGGGAGACACAACAAATAACGCACAGCCTAAAGTGACGAGCTGAAATATACGTCCCAACCAGGATTTGCCTTGTTTTTGGTCCGTATCTCGAGAgtgtttcttcttttgctgAGCACTTCCTCTCCTTCGTTGTAAGGATTTCGACGGACGGTCCGATCCGCTATCGGACGAATTGGGTGCCGTGGGTAGTCCCGCAGTGACGCTTGGCGTTGCGCGTTGCTTCTCGTCTTCCCGCCGTCGTTTTATGGGCAATCGGAAGAGTCGGCGCTTGCGTTTTGGGACATCATCGGGTTGAGTGGAGTTGGAAGCCGAAAATTCAACCCTCTGTAGGAGCTGTGTGGAGGAGCGACGTCTATTTGTCGACAGCAAAAGCCCTCGGTAGGCAATGTTTGAGCTGTCCGTCGGCAGCACAAATCCCCGAGTCGATAGAAAGTGCTGCCCGGCAAGAAGCAAGGACATTAGACACACCACGTTCTCTGGATATGCCATCATGCTGCAGGGTCATACAGCGGACGCTTGAACACACTCTCGAGTGTAAGGTGATGAAAGAGCAGTTTTATCGATCCCGATGATCTGTAAAAACACTGTCAAGCTGCCCTCTAGACAGTCAACGTCAATCGTCGTTCTGCTGCTTTTCGATTTCGATGTCTGATGTGACATTGATGATGTCTGATAAGATTAAGGATAAAGGATAGAAGACGGATTAGAGACGAGCCCGacttgaagaaaaagaatgcaGCGAGGTGATTCGCCTTCGGCTTTTGGAGGTGAATTATACAACTCCTTTTCATGGCTCGAAGCATTTTCGAGTCACGGTGTTTGTGGAGTTGCGACTTGCGATCTTACATTTCTAAGTAAAGGTATTTCATTGGGATCACGGACCGTTTAT
Encoded here:
- a CDS encoding predicted protein, encoding FVTEAVEKIGPSVLRIDTETHLLEEETVGLPPRGPGFVQQGQGSGLIFSSDGFVLTNAHVVEDATKVTVTLTDGRMYQAEVKGADEIVDIAVLKILPERSADGSTLPLKDLPVAELGNSDKLTVGQIVVAVGSPGGLDNTVTMGIVSGLERSSHIVGIPHKKVDYIQTDAAINPGNSGGPLVDVQTGQVVGINAAIRAHMEGTSFAIPINRVQEIMHDLAEGREVHHGYLGISLASCTPEWARQNNYKMDAEFGRVPEVYGALVHKVFPRTPAEKGGLRENDVLLEIGGKRVQSSDDARRLIDAAPMHQDLDVTLLRENRQISLTVQPVDL
- a CDS encoding predicted protein yields the protein MSTDANENTNPVNNETHNNDGVGETKPAAAAGDATNCAKRAALVDLDEEENSKRMKVEVYDLAETMGFKAGDRLEVEWEIVDASSTPGTHEADDALARTRWWGATLMEHDGRTEDSVAIRTLDYDPYVEGGFPDHSKEDVIFLGRDLLVDPVTQTELQFRRQGAEEEDTVYVGREDIESIVNATLAQALQRNQSSWNAMEPSKQAFIASMIAEKKEKLTELLSSHADANGVVTADDMRTILTQTMEL
- a CDS encoding predicted protein (This gene is involved in carbon utilization. Similarity to CAs from other organisms is weak. However, it has a CA domain predicted by Interpro. Signal peptide is encoded at the 5'end that indicates that the gene product is secreted or targeted to the plastid. However, there is almost no evidence for a cTP.), producing MKLVVSALFFLSLAEADLFNYGNTDTTVDGEKSYGMPNWNRVECSNEDTCRGWPDKFPFLVGWDAGRNTCQWCPEGGPENCGFHRQSPIDLKRDRGVIGGSNEKSCPDWHWMAYKDDTCAWKDMVDEFSIERHGLRLSVPIESDGEISCVENRNGQDVRRFPRLDYSKGFPDWWWLQSTDISVPSHHTQEGKRYDAEVTLKHFYEIEHDKNQLGYVTLFMEAYDDAESWPFLDKLICAWREKEEKVRRECGLPPSAPYGRCRIFSERGQQPTDAWRFEAGELQSFGEGEPAPVPSVAPTKSPTASITTLSPVIPTTSRPTEWVLPPIFAPPSVTVTTDTPTITEQIVSAPPPIDCDAFDMNYDRLCYSNDPCCETQRSTSEYCWDAYENIFPGNAIYSACHHCCGGERKSVGPPSPINPKIPKTLQCSSLSNEPNRMCNLESCCDGSDSSYCRDLMELIRSIPLTACFLFLQWYCCSEPKEYDSNRRTLRGTSFGMEVGEDIKGVQSFPSGTKFMEVDGRRLVLRKENFERDEESEEDYFNRIYSNYKHRSLQATVHQEDYADIEYWPYEWMLKVNTEYYFRYEGTQVVAPCAETVHWRAMKDPIKIHPRQLAELTRLLKERIAPTGDPNSCQSDTAGVSGSDGSLKLNRDLQYYHNVHRKVFCECKDWPSKFESDKQWCRNWQDDTNYERFYQRPYSFDSNGEW
- a CDS encoding n-acetyl transferase (Catalyzes the transfer of an acetyl group from acetyl-CoA to the amine group of an acceptor molecule.), with translation MSKVHNLNATQSTKPIKATTNILLHGDGEIPGVCFVDYRDESQLDDVMSLVGRDLSEPYSIFTYRYFLHRFPELCILAVSEDAPDEPIGCVVGKVDDEERLYVAGGASDTTSTSKVGYLGMLAVGQSYRRRGIGKELVRKILQRMKDMGCDSVILETEVTNRTAQQLYQDCFGFVREELLVRYYLNWNDAYRLRLWFV
- a CDS encoding predicted protein — translated: MGLQLSYLTWGYMQELIMTTTFTPTPRVPSGKFPSAAFCVFSNRFLAVIVALLAVRYKHGAFFANNTAPLWAFTPCALSNTLSSWSQYASLKYVSFPVQTVFKSSKIIPVMVMGKVLKGTSYPMNQYFEALLITIGVAIFSIMSKSSDKAEASTEILGLIFLLIYICFDSFTSQWQDKVYTQYGRVNVDPYQMMLGVNVSAICITTAGLIVTGDIPVVFEFLVANPEAFRYNIITAITSASGQLCIFYTIKEFGPIVFTIIMTTRQMLSICISAMLFGHQISLKAASGAAVVFGVLF